One Salvia splendens isolate huo1 chromosome 22, SspV2, whole genome shotgun sequence DNA segment encodes these proteins:
- the LOC121786671 gene encoding uncharacterized protein LOC121786671 → MSSASTLIGCGMRNITSCLFSRCLRFEEKKSNCISPENSSGSIVFDFTGRRPAKISPENMVLDEEDYLVFLFREDGAIDLVNSGDCDEDENLTYAHIVTGEEKESKDELENCDSNISDTSSESFSFPILKIEEWMGSPVYMPKQEKQGVRLHCCRF, encoded by the exons ATGAGCTCCGCCTCCACACTGATCGGCTGCGGAATGAGAAACATCACCTCATGCCTCTTCTCTCGCTGTCTACGCTTcg AGGAAAAAAAATCCAATTGCATATCGCCGGAAAACTCGAGCGGCAGCATAGTTTTCGACTTCACCGGCCGCCGCCCTGCGAAAATAAGCCCCGAAAATATGGTCCTCGACGAAGAAGATTACCTAGTTTTCCTCTTCAGGGAAGATGGAGCAATTGATCTCGTAAACAGCGGCGACTGCGACGAAGATGAAAATTTAACATATGCTCATATTGTAACG GGAGAAGAGAAAGAGAGCAAAGATGAATTGGAGAATTGTGATTCTAATATTTCAGATACAAGCTCGGAATCTTTTTCCTTTCCAAT ATTGAAAATTGAGGAATGGATGGGGAGTCCAGTTTACATGCCCAAGCAGGAAAAACAAGGTGTTCGTCTACATTGCTGTAGATTCTAA